The Labrus mixtus chromosome 14, fLabMix1.1, whole genome shotgun sequence nucleotide sequence ATAACAAGGACTACAGTTAAGTTCTGAACAAACATGAAGCTCTCATGCAGCATGTGTACCTGCTGTTTGAAGTAACGTCTTTCCTCCTCGTCGATGAGGACCAGGTTGAGGTAGTACCGCACTGAGAACTTCTTGTTGATGTCCCTCATGGTCGGCGTCATCTCATAGCCGGCGAGAAACAACCTGATGGGGATTGACTCTCCTGCAGAATAAAACAGGGGAAGGATTACGGTCACGACAGAAACACAGTAGATTACCCTCTAAAAACAGTGAAAGGCTTCATGATCGTTACCTCTGACCGGTGCTCCATCCATGATCTCATACTTTGCTATGGTGTCATTCTCGTGGTAGACGTTTGGCCCTGTTCCTGTCGTCTCTCTCTTTATGATGTCGATCTCCATGTGTCTGATCTTAATCCTCAccagcagaaaataaatctttcctACAATGACGTCTTTTAGGTGATACCTGCAAGAGAGCGATGTCAtctgttaaacacaaacacttgttgTTTTCACTATCCTTTGTTTTTATAAGACACAGCTACTGTTCTAAGTaaaggtaaaaagaaaatcctACTTGGACTTGTTGTACTCAAACTCTATGTGTAGACAGTCCTCGATGCCCACTTCCATCTTGATGGAGGAGTTGAGTTCAGGGTAGGTGCTGAGTGTGTGAACCACGATGTCCAGCTCTTTGCTGATGTCATTCAGTCTCCGGCTCACTGTCGCCCTCAGGAAGTAGCTGGAAGAACAGAAGCATCACATGCAGAACATGGGGCTTTCATAAAACATGACTAGGATAGTTGTTTTACAATGCTGGATAACATATTTTCAGTTGCAAGAGAccaaagggtaaaaaaaacatttgaattggCTCCTGTAGTCCTTTAAATGGATGTGACATGTGAGGCTGGAACGTCATCTTTGAGGGCAAACGCACCCGTCCAAAGTACATCAACACAAACCGTTGTTTTTGTTACTGACATGTTTGGAGTTAAAACTGTCTTACAAAATTAGAAAAAGATCCCTTCAGAGAAAGGGTTAAAAACTGttaatcacacttttttaaagccaccagactccactgccacaaaaacaaacatttttattagcCGACTTCAAACAGGCTTGTTTGCTCAGAAAGACTACGTAACAGCCATTAGGGTTCTCACTATACCAGAATTTTAGACTTTGGTAAAATACTGGTGTAGGAGCCGTATTGCTCATCATgttaaatgtatggatgcatgtaaTAATTTGTGTTCATTGGatctgggagggggaggggcttgtgGACTTAACTGGGCTTAGTTCAGACTAGTAGAGAGTGGAGCCACACAGTCTTTtgacctctctctttttgtatagTTTTTGGACTAACctgtatctgttttttgtttatttttgtttaagtaaacatttaaattttGATCATTTGGACCTGTGGGTTTTTTGGATGAAAATTACGTAAGAGAGGATTTTTGGGAGCGTCAAGCTACAGCTTCATTCAGTGGATACCTACAACTGGTAAAATATTAAACGGTATCAatacctgtttcgataccacagcaacacaaataTAATTCCTAGGCACCCAATATTTAGCAACTGTTTTTAAGGAGCAATTGCAAGCAAACTTCATACATTGGCAACTTTTTGGTCTGTCACATGCTCTGCTCTGTATCTGTTATTAAATGATagtttgtagtgtgtgtgtgtgagaaattaCATCCAAATCCATTTTAACAATCCATCATGCACAGCACGCAGACGGCACACAGAAGATCTTACCGTAACTTGACGTTCTGACCGGTGTACGCCTCGTAGGGTTTCTCTACATGTGTGAACTCAAAGTCGAACGTCTGCGACTGTGTGAGCTCTCCTGGTCGAGCCAAGTCTTTCACCAGAGACACAAACTCATGGTGGTTCCCTCTGTCGTAGTACAGCTCTAGAGAAAGACACAGTAACAGAGTCAGACAGCTACACTGGAGCAGGTTTCAGATAGACAGTTCAATGCTGACAGCTGCAAAGAGGTAGGATTTGATCTGATGATGACAGGAGGAAACTGTTCATCATCTGAAGAAGAAGGGGATCTCTTTGTTCATACACTGCTTCTCTCAACATCGATGTGACACTGCTGTGTGTCGACCAAACTAAACACTTGAGTTTCTTTTAATTAGACCAACTCTGAGGCCGCCATTCTGCCTTTCATTACCTGAtctaaagtataaaaaaagaagaagtaactTTTCTCCTtacatctttcttcttctgaaaGAGGGGTgatgaaaatatcaaaacacatttattctttAAGGATCTAACTTTAAAGATAAGAAAAATACCAGGAAGTATTTTCTGCAAACTCATCATAGAACACTAaaccttcaaataaactgtaacaTTATTTACGTTTCagacaatataaaataaaacacactgcagCTGGTTGGTGTCAATGAAGGGCCTTCTTTCTCACTCGGGTCAGGTGGGCCCTGAGGAGGATGTTACACAGCAAACCTTTGTGCTATTTGTTATCCACTTCAAGTCATGATTCTATTTTTAAAGAACTTTAACACAACTAAAATTAACTCTGTGCAGCTGACCTTAACCTCTAGAAGAGCCACTGCCTGGTTTTGTCCTGGAGTCTTAAATCTACAACCAAACCAGGATGTTGATAATCAAAAGTGCTGACTAACAGTTTTTGTGTTGCTGGTGAAACCTGAATTCCAGTGGTAAACAAATACGAACTCAAACCTGAGAAATGACTAAAGCACGGTAACAATATTCAATTACTGGTACAAGTCCTGGCACTACAAATACTCAGGTAACATTTAAGAACCTCATACGTACAGTAATTCAGACCATTATGAGGAACCAGAGGCCGTATAACACATCAGTCACTGTCAGTCTATAATCAGGCAGATATGGGTCGAAGACTGATATATCTGTATCAATGTATGCATTTTGAGGCATGTATAGTATGACaactttttgatttatttttttaaacaaatattaaaaacagcTCTTGGGGGGGCGCCAGTACcatagtggttggtgcgcacaGCGTGCCcaatgtgtggaggctgtggtcctcaaagcAGGGGGCCTGGGTCTGGggctcctttcttgcatgtGAATAGCCTGAGTTCTAAATGATCAATATAATACCTACAACTCGACTCTATGTCAATGTTTAGCCAGATAATGGCACATAGCTAGCAATAAATGAAAACCTTATGTGACAATGAAAGATAAACATAGCTTTGATTTAATTAGGAATAAGAAAAACAACCTCCTGAGTAAAGTCACATAGTCATATTCAAAGGACTACTTTTATTGAGGGCTTAAAATTACATAACATCCCTGTATTGATATTTCTCTTTGATATTCACTTACCTAAAATGAGTACCTCGAATCATCTAAACATGACAAACAGTCATTCAAAACTGTAAATTAATAAAAGACcagcattaaaaaaactaaatcatggCCTGTTGTTAAAATCATATTGTACTTTCTGTTAGATGAGCCAAATTAAACAGTTCATAAACAGAAGACCCTATACTAATCCTGGCCCCTTTGGGGTCCATACTAGTATTCTGTCACAGAGAAGTTCCCTTTAGCCAGTCAGCCTGGTCTATAGTTATTCTCCattaacacaacacacacgcacgtcaGCACTAAACTATTTTGTTGTTGCTACATCCTGCTTGTTTGCAATGTTAGCTTTATTAGATATATTttagatggggggggggggggggggggggggggggggggcttttgaCTTGTTCAGGCAACAATAGGTGAAAAGAATACAATACAGTAAAGTAAACCAAAACAAGTCCAGACTTAACAAACTCTTATGTAATACAAATACCTCTCAATTGTGCTTCAGTAGACTGCAGACAGTAATTCATCTCACTGCTGAACCTCAGTTATTCTTTGTCTTTGCAGGAATCatgcatcagaaatgtttttaagttttatatatgtataaaaaccGCTTGCGAGAGGCACAACAGCAACTTTAATTTGCAACCTAATTTATattagtttattattattattattattattattattattattattaataataataatttatatttattattattatttttatattcctATCCCGACAGAGCAGCTCAACTtttaaaaggaataaaaacagaggtcaaaggtcacggAGGAGCCAGTTAGCCAATGGCTGATGTGTCACGGGACGTTAGCTTGCACCCACATCTGTCACCTGACACTTCTGACACTTGTTACGTCACCTCAGCGGACTGTAGTTTGAAGTGTTTTACACGGTTGTTATTCAGATAAATGTGATATATAAACTACACAGTGTTTTACAATCACTACATTAAGCTAGCACAACAACACCTCCTGTCACACTTTGGCTCCTTCAGGCCCCGACAGCAGCTCACCTATCTGCCCGATAAACTCGATCTTGATGCCGTTGTGCTCCAGCCTCTTCCCCGGGTACTTCAGCGTTACGTTGACTTTTCCTGACACCGTTTCTCCgtcataaaacagaaaatacttgTCCTTCCTGCCGTCTTCGCTCTTGTGCTCGGCTTTCTTCCTCGTCTCGGCGTCATTTAGGACTATATCGATCTCCGCACTTTGTCCAAAACCGAAGAAGCTCATCGCTGCTGGTCGGTAGAAACCCCTCTCAGTGAATTAAACTCGTGTATTAAACTGTTCACTGTAGTTTGTTGCTCGTTTTGCTGCGAGATGTCCCGGTGCAAACAGCTACCCAGATTATTGAGTACTTCGAGTCACTACCGGTCAACTGCGCATGCGCCAGAAGTCATGTGAAGGAAAGCTGTGTTTATCGAACAAGTGTTGCTTTTCTTTATCTTATTagactttaaacacaaactgtactGGCACAACTCATTTTAAATTAGAAATGGGGTTCGGATGTGATTATTTTAAAACGCGGATATGTTTTATAGTGACAGGAAGTCTGCACTTTTTTGGCGCAGTATCAACAGGCGGAAGAAGCAACAGACCCGGTTTACAGTGAGACTTTGTTGCCCGGAGTTTAGACTTTCAGGTGCTCCACTCCTCGGGTATTCAAATATAATTGTACTGCAGTTGTCCACGTATCTGATATTAGGTTTATTTACTCACCTGCCACTGTGTCAGGTAGCTGAACAATAAGAATTTATTAAAGAGGAAAATCCCAGCGGCTATATTGGAAGGTGTCCTGAAGTTTTGACACCCAcagcaagtttatttatatgtttatacCCATTTGGAGAGTGTAATTGCTTATTTCTCTTTGAACTTGTGACCTCTTAAAATTAACCATGTGCAAATAGACTGTATTAAATATGGACGTAggctcagtgatgtcacccatttgtTTCTGGCGGGGAGTTTTGACACCTAATAATGGAGGTTGCCATATTGAAAACACACATTGGGTGCGTTCgtattgtcatttttgcttaggaaggttcctaactgagtgaaatgacccgggagcatttaagtggcggccatgataagagccgtttaaattctctaaaagttaaggaaaggtgggtcaatgcttcctttataacctcctttagcataggatacactggaccatcctttaccaaaggagatgagatatgccgccccacaattccttttggccgcaacatttaaagcgagtcgcgcatccgaccgttcacgaacattaacgatgatcgtaaagtgacacagatcatgtaagggataaaaagataagagacatttttatccagatgatgttttattcaacatatttaattcacttaagaatgctttgtgcagttgtacatttgtatgcttcaaacattatgtgtaggttatatcttacataaatgtaacaattaattccatacaatcatatttatgttgatgttgatttctgagtggacaggaagctgatggtttcacttttgttacttttagCCTGGtggtctatatttcttttatttaaatcctaaccttgtggtaattaggattatttcaccggtaagaaggcacaggggaacgttttttagatgcgttttttgtagtccattttctgaacattgtagtttcaacacggcggacccacgtcattaacctcccgcccgtcgcatttaatgacgtggcctagtggaaatgcggtcggattgtcagagcaacgagatcgcctttccctaagtcctttatgaattctcctaacatctttccttaacctcatgacgtttccccggggttaaggtgaagtggatagtgaaaggagataggagggacaattcgaatgcacccATTCACTTGTTATCATGGGAATATTGACTGAAATAGAATGGAAATAGGCTTAATGTAAGTTGTTTTTTGAGATCTTGACTCATTTATCCTTTTCTCTCGGGTTAGAAACACCGGTTTTCCCTTAATAACGAGTTCATTTCAGTCATGTCTTCTTAGGGCTTCTGTAGAAATTaaccccaaacaaacaaaacaaaataaattcctgttttcttttaacatttttcaaacCACTTTAAGTCGCTGAAatgtttgataaataatataCAAAGGCCAAAGAAAACATACATCACATATCTCCTTGCTTTTTCAATCTTTGCTCTCTTTGTCAGTTTTCCTGATTGCTCCTTTTTGTTGCCGTtggtttgttcttcttttgaatcttttgttttcttgtcttaaatctttttttaattcatactAATTTTTAATTAGTATATACTATTAGAAGtatgttcacacattcacacactgatg carries:
- the vps26bl gene encoding vacuolar protein sorting-associated protein 26B-like; its protein translation is MSFFGFGQSAEIDIVLNDAETRKKAEHKSEDGRKDKYFLFYDGETVSGKVNVTLKYPGKRLEHNGIKIEFIGQIELYYDRGNHHEFVSLVKDLARPGELTQSQTFDFEFTHVEKPYEAYTGQNVKLRYFLRATVSRRLNDISKELDIVVHTLSTYPELNSSIKMEVGIEDCLHIEFEYNKSKYHLKDVIVGKIYFLLVRIKIRHMEIDIIKRETTGTGPNVYHENDTIAKYEIMDGAPVRGESIPIRLFLAGYEMTPTMRDINKKFSVRYYLNLVLIDEEERRYFKQQEITLWRKGDIVRKSMSHQAAIASQRFEGSSNPERTTNQNSEEDS